A single window of Prochlorococcus marinus XMU1410 DNA harbors:
- the atpA gene encoding F0F1 ATP synthase subunit alpha, which yields MVSIRPDEISSILKQQITDYDQTVSVSNVGTVLQIGDGIARIYGLDQVMAGELLEFEDGTEGIALNLEDDNVGAVLMGEALGVQEGSNVKSTGKIASVPVGEAMQGRVVNPLGQPIDGKGEIPTSDTRLIEEMAPGIIKRRSVHEPMQTGITSIDAMIPVGRGQRELIIGDRQTGKSAIAIDTIINQKGQDVVCVYVAIGQKSASVANVVEVLREKGALDYTIVVSAGASEAAALQYLAPYTGAAIAEHFMYQGKATLVIYDDLTKQAQAYRQMSLLLRRPPGREAYPGDVFYCHSRLLERAAKLSDDMGGGSMTALPIIETQAGDVSAYIPTNVISITDGQIFLSADLFNSGLRPAINVGISVSRVGGAAQTKAIKKIAGTLKLELAQFDELAAFSQFASDLDEATQQQLERGKRLRELLKQAQFSPLNLAEQVAVVYAGVKGLIDEVPVEDVTKFAAELREYLKLNKAEFIEEILKEKKLNDGLEATLKEVINEVKSSMLSTV from the coding sequence ATGGTATCTATACGCCCTGATGAAATCAGTTCAATCTTAAAACAACAAATAACTGATTATGACCAAACTGTAAGTGTTAGCAATGTAGGAACTGTTCTGCAAATCGGTGATGGCATTGCAAGAATATATGGCTTGGATCAGGTCATGGCTGGTGAATTATTGGAATTTGAGGATGGTACCGAAGGTATAGCATTGAACCTTGAAGATGATAATGTTGGTGCTGTTTTAATGGGTGAGGCACTTGGCGTTCAAGAAGGAAGTAACGTTAAGTCAACAGGTAAAATCGCCTCTGTCCCAGTTGGCGAGGCAATGCAGGGGAGAGTTGTTAACCCTTTAGGTCAACCAATAGATGGGAAAGGGGAAATTCCGACTAGTGATACTAGATTGATCGAAGAAATGGCTCCTGGAATAATCAAGAGAAGATCAGTACATGAACCAATGCAAACAGGTATCACATCTATTGATGCAATGATTCCTGTGGGAAGAGGTCAAAGAGAATTAATTATTGGTGATAGACAAACTGGAAAATCTGCTATTGCTATCGATACAATAATCAACCAAAAAGGTCAAGACGTAGTTTGTGTTTATGTGGCTATTGGTCAAAAGTCAGCATCTGTAGCAAATGTGGTTGAGGTTTTAAGAGAAAAAGGAGCTCTTGATTACACTATTGTTGTTAGTGCAGGTGCCTCTGAAGCTGCAGCACTACAATACTTAGCACCTTATACTGGTGCTGCAATTGCTGAGCACTTTATGTACCAAGGCAAAGCAACACTAGTTATTTATGATGATTTAACAAAACAAGCTCAGGCTTATAGACAAATGTCTCTCCTTTTGAGAAGACCACCAGGAAGAGAAGCTTATCCTGGCGATGTTTTTTATTGTCATAGCAGATTACTTGAAAGGGCAGCAAAATTATCTGATGATATGGGCGGCGGTTCAATGACAGCTCTTCCAATCATTGAAACTCAGGCAGGTGATGTTTCTGCTTATATCCCCACTAATGTTATTTCAATTACAGATGGACAAATATTCTTGAGTGCAGATTTATTTAACTCAGGATTAAGACCAGCTATTAATGTTGGTATTTCTGTTAGCCGTGTTGGAGGAGCTGCTCAAACAAAGGCAATTAAGAAAATTGCTGGAACTCTTAAATTAGAATTAGCTCAATTTGATGAATTAGCAGCATTCTCTCAATTCGCTTCTGATCTTGATGAGGCTACTCAACAACAACTTGAAAGAGGGAAAAGATTAAGAGAGTTACTAAAACAAGCACAATTCTCACCATTAAATCTTGCTGAACAAGTTGCTGTTGTTTATGCAGGTGTTAAGGGTCTTATTGATGAAGTTCCAGTGGAAGATGTAACTAAATTTGCTGCTGAACTAAGAGAATATCTTAAGTTAAACAAAGCAGAATTTATTGAGGAGATTCTTAAAGAGAAGAAATTGAATGATGGCTTAGAAGCAACACTTAAAGAGGTGATTAATGAAGTTAAATCTTCAATGCTTTCCACAGTTTAA
- the atpH gene encoding ATP synthase F1 subunit delta: MPLLNSVTTPYAEALLQVVNENSQTEEIVSEVKQLLELLNDSPELEKALSSPVLETDAKKKIIIEIFSNKVNSSLLNFLKLLADRQRIGILTSILERFLEIYRENSNIALATVTSAVELTDEQKGLITQKIINIAGTEKLELVTKIDPSLIGGFVASVGSKVIDASLASQIRKLGLSLSK, from the coding sequence ATGCCACTTTTAAATTCAGTTACTACACCATATGCCGAGGCATTACTTCAAGTTGTGAATGAAAATTCGCAAACTGAAGAGATTGTTTCTGAGGTTAAACAACTTTTAGAATTATTAAATGATTCCCCTGAATTGGAGAAGGCACTTTCCTCTCCTGTTTTAGAGACAGATGCTAAGAAGAAAATCATTATTGAAATTTTTTCAAATAAGGTAAATTCTTCTTTACTGAATTTCTTGAAATTATTGGCCGATAGGCAAAGAATTGGAATTCTTACTTCTATTCTTGAAAGGTTTTTAGAGATTTATCGAGAAAATAGTAATATTGCTTTGGCAACTGTTACTTCAGCAGTCGAGCTTACTGATGAACAGAAAGGTTTAATTACCCAAAAGATCATCAATATAGCAGGAACTGAAAAATTAGAACTTGTAACTAAAATTGACCCATCTCTTATTGGTGGTTTCGTCGCCAGTGTAGGATCAAAAGTAATTGATGCTTCCCTTGCTTCACAAATTAGAAAACTTGGTTTGTCACTTTCCAAGTAA
- a CDS encoding F0F1 ATP synthase subunit B encodes MNLTLLATEGFGLNFDLFETNILNWAVVVFGLYKFLPGFLGKMLQKRREGILLELKDAEDRLLNATQALEKAKKDLSLAEEKASQIKADSLKRSESIRMESEKKAIEEMARIKQSAISDESSEASRAISQLRKEAVELAIKKALDSLPNRLDKTTQENLVTQSINNIEVN; translated from the coding sequence ATGAATTTAACTCTCTTGGCTACCGAAGGTTTTGGATTAAATTTCGATTTATTCGAAACTAATATCCTTAATTGGGCTGTAGTGGTTTTTGGCCTTTATAAATTTTTGCCTGGTTTCCTAGGTAAAATGCTTCAAAAAAGAAGAGAAGGAATTCTTCTTGAATTAAAAGATGCCGAAGATCGACTTCTTAATGCAACTCAAGCTTTAGAGAAGGCAAAGAAAGACTTATCTTTAGCAGAAGAAAAAGCTTCACAAATAAAAGCAGATTCTCTCAAAAGATCTGAGTCAATCAGAATGGAAAGTGAGAAAAAAGCAATCGAAGAGATGGCACGAATTAAACAAAGTGCAATTTCTGATGAGAGCTCTGAAGCATCCAGAGCAATTTCTCAACTTAGAAAAGAAGCTGTTGAATTAGCAATTAAAAAAGCTTTAGATTCCCTACCAAATAGACTTGATAAAACAACACAAGAAAATTTGGTCACTCAATCAATTAACAATATTGAGGTGAACTAA
- a CDS encoding F0F1 ATP synthase subunit B': protein MLAFNFFGATEGGLFDINATLPLMAIQVVALTYILNSLFFKPVGNVVEKREKFVSNNITEAKNKLSEVKKLEADLMTQLQSARSEAQRIVVEAENESDKLYKEALELANNEANASKEKARLEIESQTSAARDQLSKQADDLSELIVNRLILEK, encoded by the coding sequence ATGTTGGCCTTTAATTTTTTTGGTGCTACAGAAGGTGGATTATTTGATATAAATGCCACTTTGCCACTTATGGCGATACAAGTAGTTGCTCTAACTTACATATTAAATTCTCTCTTTTTTAAGCCTGTTGGCAATGTTGTTGAAAAAAGAGAAAAGTTTGTAAGTAATAATATTACTGAGGCTAAAAATAAACTTTCAGAGGTTAAAAAATTAGAAGCTGATTTAATGACTCAGCTTCAAAGTGCTCGTTCAGAAGCTCAAAGAATTGTGGTCGAAGCGGAGAATGAGTCTGACAAGCTTTATAAAGAAGCACTAGAACTTGCCAACAATGAAGCAAATGCTTCAAAAGAAAAAGCAAGGCTAGAAATTGAAAGTCAGACATCTGCTGCTCGTGATCAACTTTCTAAACAGGCTGATGATTTAAGCGAACTTATTGTTAATAGACTGATTCTAGAAAAATGA